A stretch of DNA from Kangiella sediminilitoris:
CGGAAAAAAAGTATACCTGTACAATCTATCGGCATTCGCCGGTATCAGGATTGGCTAGATTTACTTGGCTTTAGAACATTAGAAACTGAAGTGGTGGGTTGCCCTTGGTGGAGAGGCTTTAAAGAATTTGAAAAAAAGTCTGAAATGTCTAACTCCTGGCTATCAGCTCCCATTGCTTACATGATAAAGGCAGAGAAGAAGGTATCAACCATGACACCGATCTCGCCGCTTGAGCAACGGGAAGCGCTTGCCTTAGGGGGTAAACTGGCAAATGTATAGCTTCACTTTTACTACATAATTACGACAAGAGATATTGTGAAAAAAATAGAAATTTATACCGATGGTGCCTGCAAGGGGAATCCAGGCCCGGGTGGGTGGGGTGCATTACTTCGCTATGGTGATCATGAAAAACGCCTTTATGGCGGTGAATTAGAAACCACTAACAACCGTATGGAGCTTACCGCTGCGATTGAAGCCCTAAAAGCGCTCAAACGGTCTTGTCACGTAGAGTTAACGACTGATTCTGTATATGTAAAAAATGGTATTAATCAGTGGCTTAAAGGGTGGAAGGCTAAGGGCTGGAAAACAGCTGGCAAGAAA
This window harbors:
- the rnhA gene encoding ribonuclease HI; its protein translation is MKKIEIYTDGACKGNPGPGGWGALLRYGDHEKRLYGGELETTNNRMELTAAIEALKALKRSCHVELTTDSVYVKNGINQWLKGWKAKGWKTAGKKPVKNKDLWQQLDEQVSKHDINWHWVKGHSGHPENEIADELANLGVEKALGGRK